A genomic stretch from Blastocatellia bacterium includes:
- a CDS encoding winged helix-turn-helix domain-containing protein, translating into MSLEAEGFYEFGGFRLSPAARRLQRGARAVSLPPKAFEALLALVESGGRVMGRGELIQRIWPAGEAGEANLAVMISALRKTLGERPDGGLYIETVPRQGYRFAAPVQAGANSEVPTGAATTGGPEESAINAAAQNGPTSEAALPPTPTIAPPGADRAAPGGDHAAPAVTAQAAGAGAGGRGLRRKTLFIAAALVLIAVAAGYVMLSRPTAKANAQPRRLAILPFRNLNPNAATDFLGSSLADSITTKLGGIRSLIVRPSAYVKKYAGANIDPKRAAAELNVDTLMTGTYLKEGDTLRITVQLIDANKGEILARLPLDTRYDKLPAVHEQVAASIVDRLQMKLSFDESEALKQKGTENRQAYELYLQGRDLYLNNNFMAAVPLLEEAVRLDPNFALAWAHLGRARNAAASFKLRGRDLHLSAQAAYDQALNLNPDLTEAVIFKANLFTDTNRVEQSVPLLRRLLTANPNHAEAHWELGYAYRFAGMLAESVEEGERARALDPLVKAGSSAFNSYLYTGQYEKFLASLPASDDNAFLIFYRGLGNYYMKNWERAAAEFDRAYETEPQLYTQIGKALSYAIHNQLAAGLDLLRNVEHGIEQSGVGDAEGIYKVAQAYAALGDRASALRVLRHSIEQGFFCYAFFMSDPLLTPLRGEAEFAALMEKARARQEQFRQAFF; encoded by the coding sequence ATGTCGTTAGAAGCAGAAGGCTTTTATGAATTCGGCGGGTTTCGCTTAAGCCCCGCCGCGCGCCGTTTGCAGCGCGGCGCGCGGGCGGTGTCGCTGCCGCCTAAGGCGTTTGAAGCCTTGCTGGCGCTGGTCGAGAGCGGCGGGCGCGTGATGGGGCGGGGCGAATTGATCCAGCGCATCTGGCCGGCGGGCGAAGCCGGCGAAGCCAATCTCGCGGTGATGATCTCGGCCTTGCGCAAGACGCTCGGCGAGCGTCCCGATGGCGGCCTCTATATCGAGACGGTGCCGCGTCAGGGATACCGCTTTGCCGCGCCCGTGCAGGCCGGCGCGAATTCGGAGGTGCCGACGGGCGCCGCCACGACGGGCGGCCCGGAAGAATCCGCAATCAACGCCGCCGCGCAGAATGGCCCGACGAGCGAAGCGGCGCTACCGCCCACACCAACGATTGCGCCGCCGGGCGCAGACCGCGCCGCGCCCGGCGGAGATCACGCCGCGCCCGCCGTCACCGCCCAGGCGGCTGGCGCCGGCGCGGGAGGGCGCGGCCTGCGGCGCAAAACGCTGTTCATCGCCGCCGCCCTTGTCTTGATCGCGGTCGCCGCCGGCTACGTCATGCTGTCGCGCCCGACCGCCAAGGCAAACGCGCAGCCGCGCCGGCTAGCCATCCTGCCATTTCGCAATCTCAACCCGAACGCCGCCACCGATTTTCTTGGCAGCTCGCTGGCCGATTCGATCACCACCAAACTTGGCGGCATCCGCTCGCTCATCGTCCGCCCCTCGGCTTACGTCAAGAAGTATGCCGGCGCCAATATTGATCCGAAGCGCGCCGCCGCCGAGTTGAATGTCGACACGCTGATGACCGGCACGTATCTCAAGGAAGGCGATACGCTGCGCATCACCGTGCAGTTGATCGATGCCAATAAAGGCGAGATTCTGGCGCGGCTGCCGCTCGACACCCGCTATGACAAACTGCCGGCAGTCCATGAGCAGGTTGCCGCTAGTATCGTTGACCGCTTGCAGATGAAGCTGAGCTTCGATGAATCCGAGGCCCTGAAGCAGAAAGGCACGGAAAACCGGCAGGCTTACGAACTTTACCTGCAAGGCCGCGACCTCTACCTGAACAACAATTTCATGGCCGCCGTGCCGCTGCTCGAAGAAGCCGTACGGCTCGACCCGAATTTCGCGCTCGCCTGGGCGCATCTGGGCCGGGCGCGCAACGCCGCGGCGTCGTTCAAGCTGCGCGGTCGCGATCTGCATCTGAGCGCCCAGGCGGCCTACGACCAGGCGCTCAATCTCAACCCTGACCTGACGGAAGCGGTCATCTTCAAAGCCAACCTCTTCACCGACACCAACCGCGTTGAACAGTCGGTGCCTCTGCTCAGGCGCTTGCTGACCGCCAATCCGAACCATGCCGAAGCGCACTGGGAGCTCGGCTACGCCTATCGCTTCGCCGGCATGCTTGCGGAATCGGTTGAGGAAGGCGAGCGCGCCCGCGCCCTCGACCCGCTGGTTAAAGCCGGCAGCTCGGCCTTCAACAGTTATCTCTACACCGGCCAGTACGAGAAATTTCTCGCCAGCCTGCCGGCCAGCGATGACAACGCCTTTCTGATTTTTTACCGCGGCCTGGGCAACTATTACATGAAGAATTGGGAGCGCGCCGCAGCCGAATTTGATCGCGCCTACGAAACCGAACCGCAGTTGTATACGCAGATCGGCAAGGCGTTGAGCTACGCCATCCACAACCAGCTGGCAGCGGGGCTTGATTTGTTGCGTAATGTCGAGCACGGCATCGAGCAGAGTGGCGTCGGCGATGCCGAAGGCATTTACAAAGTCGCGCAAGCCTACGCCGCGCTCGGCGACCGGGCATCGGCTTTGCGCGTGCTGCGCCACAGCATCGAGCAGGGCTTCTTCTGCTATGCCTTTTTCATGAGCGACCCGCTGCTGACGCCGTTGCGCGGCGAGGCCGAGTTCGCCGCGTTGATGGAGAAAGCGCGGGCGCGGCAAGAGCAATTCCGCCAGGCGTTCTTTTAA